From Kryptolebias marmoratus isolate JLee-2015 linkage group LG15, ASM164957v2, whole genome shotgun sequence, a single genomic window includes:
- the lpcat2 gene encoding lysophosphatidylcholine acyltransferase 2 isoform X2, with protein MPPPQRVFAVPRQQSLLLPEVLNPFVQDTKLTKGAIIKCVLFGIILVPLRVILMSLVLMVTWPVSLIITFKHPLKGAVEPMTGWRRFMCRTLIAALGRAYYFSLGFRVVVKGEQAGSSEAPILVVAPHSTFFDGIVCIVAGLPSTVSRVENLATPIFGRFVRCLQPVLVSRHDPDSRKNTIQVLIFPEGTCTNRSCLITFKQGAFIPGVPVQPVIIRYPNKLDTVTWTWQGFRSKTLLLLTLCQPYTTVEIEFLPPHVPTEDEKKSPALFASRVRETMAQVLGVSVTDHTYEDCRLMISAGELTLPMEAGLVEFTKISRKLNLKWDNVKKELEGFAVRATSCKGGRITIEEFASFLKLPINPALEELFALFDRNGDGTIDFREYVIGVNILCRPANTDDVLQMAFQLFDTDEDGKITHNEFTALLRSALGVSDLNMTKLFREIDTDSSGFITFGEFQAFASTHPEYAKLFTTYLELQRYQALKEARPGELELAGDASSGENDEDSTSDKKDD; from the exons ATGCCGCCGCCGCAGCGTGTGTTCGCCGTGCCGAGGCAGCAGTCCCTGCTCCTGCCTGAGGTCCTCAACCCGTTCGTCCAGGACACCAAGCTGACAAAAGGTGCCATCATTAAA TGTGTCCTGTTTGGAATCATCCTGGTCCCTCTCCGGGTCATCCTCATGTCTTTGGTCCTGATGGTGACATGGCCCGTGTCCCTCATAATAACCTTCAAGCATCCTCTGAAGGGAGCAGTGGAGCCAATGACGGGCTGGAGACG GTTCATGTGTCGCACGCTGATAGCCGCCCTGGGCAGGGCTTACTACTTCTCCTTGGGTTTCAGGGTCGTGGTCAAGGGCGAGCAGGCCGGCAGCAGCGAGGCCCCCATTCTGGTCGTGGCCCCTCACTCCACCTTCTTCGATGGGATCGTGTGCATCGTAGCCGGCCTGCCCTCCACCGTCTCGCGTGTCGAGAACTTGGCGACACCCATCTTTGGCA GGTTTGTGCGCTGTCTCCAGCCAGTGTTGGTGTCTCGGCACGACCCAGACTCCAGGAAGAACACCATCCAG GTTCTGATATTCCCAGAAGGAACGTGTACAAATCGCTCATGTCTCATCACTTTTAAACAAG GCGCCTTTATTCCAGGAGTCCCTGTGCAGCCAGTTATTATTAGATACCCCAACAAACTG GATACAGTGACTTGGACATGGCAAGGTTTCAGATC GAAGACGCTGCTGCTTCTGACGCTGTGCCAGCCTTACACCACCGTTGAGATTGAG TTCCTGCCCCCACACGTCCCCACCGAGGATGAGAAGAAAAGTCCTGCCCTGTTTGCCAGCAGAGTGCGAGAAACTATGGCCCA GGTTTTGGGAGTTTCAGTGACAGACCACACATACGAAGACTGTCGCCTGATGATCTCAGCTGGAGAGTTGACTCTTCCCATGGAGGCCGGCCTGGTCGAGTTCACCAAGATCAGTCGCAAACTCAA CCTGAAGTGGGACAACgtgaagaaggagctggaggGTTTTGCAGTCAGGGCCACCTCCTGCAAGGGAGGACGGATAACCATAGAGGAGTTTGCCAGTTTCCTGAAGTTACCAATCAACCCGGCGCTTGAGGAGCTGTTTGCTCTGTTCGACAGG AACGGAGACGGCACCATCGACTTCAGGGAGTATGTTATCGGTGTGAACATCCTGTGTCGACCAGCCAACACTGACGATGTTCTGCAGATGGCCTTTCAG ctgtttgacaCGGACGAGGACGGGAAGATCACCCACAATGAATTCACGGCTCTGCTGCGATCTGCCCTGGGCGTGTCAGATTTAAACATGACTAAGCTCTTTAGGGAGATCGACACGGATTCCTCGGGTTTCATCACGTTCG GAGAATTTCAGGCCTTTGCGAGCACCCACCCTGAATACGCCAAGCTCTTCACCACCTACCTGGAGCTCCAGAGATACCAAGCGCTCAAAGAGGCCAGGCCCGGTGAACTGGAATTAGCCGGTGACGCCAGCTCGGGGGAAAACGACGAAGATAGCACTTCTGACAAAAAAGACGACTGA
- the lpcat2 gene encoding lysophosphatidylcholine acyltransferase 2 isoform X1, whose protein sequence is MPPPQRVFAVPRQQSLLLPEVLNPFVQDTKLTKGAIIKCVLFGIILVPLRVILMSLVLMVTWPVSLIITFKHPLKGAVEPMTGWRRFMCRTLIAALGRAYYFSLGFRVVVKGEQAGSSEAPILVVAPHSTFFDGIVCIVAGLPSTVSRVENLATPIFGRFVRCLQPVLVSRHDPDSRKNTIQVIDSRAKSGGRWPQVLIFPEGTCTNRSCLITFKQGAFIPGVPVQPVIIRYPNKLDTVTWTWQGFRSKTLLLLTLCQPYTTVEIEFLPPHVPTEDEKKSPALFASRVRETMAQVLGVSVTDHTYEDCRLMISAGELTLPMEAGLVEFTKISRKLNLKWDNVKKELEGFAVRATSCKGGRITIEEFASFLKLPINPALEELFALFDRNGDGTIDFREYVIGVNILCRPANTDDVLQMAFQLFDTDEDGKITHNEFTALLRSALGVSDLNMTKLFREIDTDSSGFITFGEFQAFASTHPEYAKLFTTYLELQRYQALKEARPGELELAGDASSGENDEDSTSDKKDD, encoded by the exons ATGCCGCCGCCGCAGCGTGTGTTCGCCGTGCCGAGGCAGCAGTCCCTGCTCCTGCCTGAGGTCCTCAACCCGTTCGTCCAGGACACCAAGCTGACAAAAGGTGCCATCATTAAA TGTGTCCTGTTTGGAATCATCCTGGTCCCTCTCCGGGTCATCCTCATGTCTTTGGTCCTGATGGTGACATGGCCCGTGTCCCTCATAATAACCTTCAAGCATCCTCTGAAGGGAGCAGTGGAGCCAATGACGGGCTGGAGACG GTTCATGTGTCGCACGCTGATAGCCGCCCTGGGCAGGGCTTACTACTTCTCCTTGGGTTTCAGGGTCGTGGTCAAGGGCGAGCAGGCCGGCAGCAGCGAGGCCCCCATTCTGGTCGTGGCCCCTCACTCCACCTTCTTCGATGGGATCGTGTGCATCGTAGCCGGCCTGCCCTCCACCGTCTCGCGTGTCGAGAACTTGGCGACACCCATCTTTGGCA GGTTTGTGCGCTGTCTCCAGCCAGTGTTGGTGTCTCGGCACGACCCAGACTCCAGGAAGAACACCATCCAGGTGATTGATAGCAGAGCCAAGTCAGGGGGCCGCTGGCCGCAG GTTCTGATATTCCCAGAAGGAACGTGTACAAATCGCTCATGTCTCATCACTTTTAAACAAG GCGCCTTTATTCCAGGAGTCCCTGTGCAGCCAGTTATTATTAGATACCCCAACAAACTG GATACAGTGACTTGGACATGGCAAGGTTTCAGATC GAAGACGCTGCTGCTTCTGACGCTGTGCCAGCCTTACACCACCGTTGAGATTGAG TTCCTGCCCCCACACGTCCCCACCGAGGATGAGAAGAAAAGTCCTGCCCTGTTTGCCAGCAGAGTGCGAGAAACTATGGCCCA GGTTTTGGGAGTTTCAGTGACAGACCACACATACGAAGACTGTCGCCTGATGATCTCAGCTGGAGAGTTGACTCTTCCCATGGAGGCCGGCCTGGTCGAGTTCACCAAGATCAGTCGCAAACTCAA CCTGAAGTGGGACAACgtgaagaaggagctggaggGTTTTGCAGTCAGGGCCACCTCCTGCAAGGGAGGACGGATAACCATAGAGGAGTTTGCCAGTTTCCTGAAGTTACCAATCAACCCGGCGCTTGAGGAGCTGTTTGCTCTGTTCGACAGG AACGGAGACGGCACCATCGACTTCAGGGAGTATGTTATCGGTGTGAACATCCTGTGTCGACCAGCCAACACTGACGATGTTCTGCAGATGGCCTTTCAG ctgtttgacaCGGACGAGGACGGGAAGATCACCCACAATGAATTCACGGCTCTGCTGCGATCTGCCCTGGGCGTGTCAGATTTAAACATGACTAAGCTCTTTAGGGAGATCGACACGGATTCCTCGGGTTTCATCACGTTCG GAGAATTTCAGGCCTTTGCGAGCACCCACCCTGAATACGCCAAGCTCTTCACCACCTACCTGGAGCTCCAGAGATACCAAGCGCTCAAAGAGGCCAGGCCCGGTGAACTGGAATTAGCCGGTGACGCCAGCTCGGGGGAAAACGACGAAGATAGCACTTCTGACAAAAAAGACGACTGA